In the genome of Desulfovibrio sp. TomC, one region contains:
- a CDS encoding glucan biosynthesis protein produces the protein MKSRAETWRRVVPMYFMHSLARFSVALVFAAFLSPALAALAAAGPFTFENVVQEAQKLATVPFQAPPPIPEALRKLDYDTWRKIRFRPDTRFFAKKNSPYELQFFHPGFLYDRTVKLHSIDGDKVEPLVVTKAMFDYSQVKDLADQLPTDIGAAGFRIHSAINTKSYLDEFTVFLGASYFRAVAKGQAYGLSARGLAINTAEPEGEEFPWFREFWIVKPTPANAAKGLTIYALLDSDSLTGAYAFTIAPGRETVMDVTSRIFPRTPIKKLGIAPLTSMFLYGENSLPGSRMDWRPEVHDSDGLLVHFGNGEWLWRPAQNPATLLVNGFEADSLKGFGLLQRDTEFNNYQDTEARYEKRPSLWIEPRGDWGPGRVEMVLIPSDQEIHDNVVAYFSPKATVAPGTPLRFDYRMRWLEAPAGLPPGVRATATRSSQPDKDSRFFVVDFQGDKLPALKPDAKAEAVVSVGPGAKLLSQQCFRNPVTGGFRLTFAIAFEGGSTLQGILPEKRAPIELRAFLKFDDKSVSETWSYAVTPGKS, from the coding sequence ATGAAGAGCAGAGCAGAAACATGGCGGCGCGTCGTTCCGATGTATTTCATGCACAGTCTGGCAAGGTTTTCTGTCGCACTGGTATTCGCGGCATTCCTCTCTCCCGCCCTGGCCGCCCTGGCCGCGGCAGGACCGTTCACCTTTGAAAATGTTGTGCAGGAAGCCCAGAAACTGGCCACGGTTCCTTTCCAGGCCCCGCCTCCCATACCGGAAGCGCTGCGCAAGCTTGATTACGACACCTGGCGGAAAATACGTTTCAGACCAGACACCCGCTTTTTTGCAAAAAAGAACTCGCCCTATGAGCTGCAATTTTTCCATCCAGGATTTCTCTACGACCGTACAGTCAAACTGCATAGCATTGACGGAGACAAGGTCGAGCCTTTGGTTGTGACCAAGGCCATGTTCGATTACAGTCAGGTCAAAGACCTTGCGGATCAGCTGCCAACGGACATCGGGGCTGCCGGCTTCCGTATCCATAGCGCCATCAATACCAAGTCGTATCTGGATGAGTTCACCGTGTTCCTGGGCGCGTCCTATTTTCGGGCCGTGGCCAAGGGGCAGGCCTACGGCCTGTCGGCCCGGGGCCTGGCCATCAATACGGCTGAACCTGAGGGCGAAGAATTTCCCTGGTTTCGCGAGTTCTGGATTGTCAAACCCACCCCTGCCAACGCCGCCAAGGGGCTGACCATCTATGCCCTCCTGGACAGCGACAGTCTGACCGGGGCCTACGCCTTCACGATCGCCCCTGGCCGTGAAACCGTCATGGACGTCACCTCCCGCATTTTCCCGCGCACCCCGATCAAAAAACTCGGCATCGCGCCGCTGACCAGCATGTTCCTCTACGGTGAAAACTCCCTGCCGGGCAGTCGCATGGACTGGCGTCCCGAGGTGCATGACTCCGACGGCTTGCTCGTGCATTTCGGCAATGGGGAATGGCTCTGGCGACCGGCCCAGAACCCCGCCACCCTCCTGGTCAACGGCTTCGAGGCGGACAGCCTCAAGGGTTTTGGCCTGTTGCAACGCGACACGGAGTTTAACAACTACCAGGACACGGAAGCGCGGTATGAAAAACGCCCAAGCCTTTGGATCGAGCCGCGCGGCGACTGGGGGCCGGGGCGGGTGGAGATGGTGTTGATCCCGTCTGATCAGGAGATCCACGACAATGTGGTGGCCTATTTCAGTCCCAAGGCGACGGTCGCGCCTGGAACGCCGCTGCGCTTCGATTACCGCATGCGCTGGCTTGAAGCGCCGGCCGGCTTGCCGCCCGGGGTCCGAGCCACGGCCACCCGCTCGTCCCAGCCGGACAAGGACAGCCGCTTTTTCGTTGTCGATTTCCAGGGCGACAAGCTGCCCGCGCTTAAACCCGATGCCAAGGCCGAAGCGGTGGTCAGTGTCGGGCCGGGAGCCAAGCTGCTGTCGCAACAGTGCTTTAGAAATCCCGTCACCGGCGGTTTCCGCCTGACCTTTGCCATCGCTTTCGAGGGCGGCTCCACCTTGCAGGGCATCCTGCCGGAAAAGCGCGCCCCCATTGAATTGCGGGCCTTTTTGAAATTCGACGATAAAAGCGTCAGTGAGACCTGGAGCTACGCCGTAACGCCGGGGAAATCATGA
- a CDS encoding SulP family inorganic anion transporter — MPTLALKVVPFLGWFKNYSSEHLKMDFMAGLTVALVLIPQSMAYAQLAGLPPYYGLYASFLPPLIAALFGSSRQLATGPVAVVSLMTAASLEPLATAGSESFIAYAVLLALVVGVFQLCLGLLRLGLVVNFLSHPVVSGFTNAAAIIIATSQLSKMFGVSVDNAEHHYQTIMRVFSAAMHYTHWPTLALGVFAFAVMFLLKRYAPRVPNVLVAVALTTVFAWVTGFEHNVVIDVQSIADPQAQADTAQYNAAIEAQATLARTRTALTATIEKAKAQDERFTAVDGEHELSRIILEMDIAQDTARQAKGRLRAMLFEGVPGPEGKTTFYPLGMTPPDAQTDGRTWRIKVGNKALDQASLTMVGGGSVVGAVPAGLPSLAIPKMDLAVMLQLLPYAAIIALLGFMEAISIAKAIAGKTGQSLDPNQELIGQGLANILGAFSHSYPTSGSFSRSAVNLQAGAKTGFSSVFTTGVVVVSLLFFTPLLYHLPQCTLAAVIMMAVIGLIHPSSFVHAWKVAWYDGAISIISFGATLAFAPHLDKGIMIGVALSLGVFLYRNMRPMVSSLARTEKGELRDATLYGLALCPHVDVVRFNGPLFFANASFLDESITSRLQSKKKLKHIIMVAKGINDMDASGEEALSLVIDRCRSRGVDISLSGVNDTVMAIMSRSGLLNKLGLDHIYATVEKAICSVHDNTHQDSTEARCPLTTACRLNTPPTGPVRRPRLRAFSVG; from the coding sequence ATGCCAACACTTGCGCTGAAAGTCGTTCCGTTCCTCGGTTGGTTCAAGAACTACTCGTCTGAGCACCTGAAAATGGACTTCATGGCCGGCCTGACCGTGGCCCTGGTGCTCATTCCGCAGAGTATGGCCTATGCCCAATTAGCCGGGCTGCCCCCGTACTACGGCCTGTATGCTTCGTTCCTGCCGCCGCTTATCGCCGCCTTGTTCGGTTCCAGCCGACAGCTGGCCACAGGGCCGGTGGCCGTTGTTTCCCTCATGACCGCCGCCAGCCTTGAACCATTGGCGACCGCCGGCAGCGAAAGTTTCATCGCCTACGCCGTGCTCCTGGCCCTGGTGGTCGGCGTTTTCCAACTCTGCCTGGGCCTTTTGCGTCTGGGTCTGGTGGTCAACTTCCTCTCGCACCCGGTGGTGTCCGGGTTCACCAACGCCGCAGCCATCATCATCGCCACCAGCCAGCTTTCCAAAATGTTCGGCGTGTCCGTGGACAATGCCGAACACCACTACCAGACCATTATGCGGGTGTTCTCGGCGGCCATGCACTACACGCACTGGCCAACGCTCGCCCTTGGGGTGTTTGCCTTTGCCGTAATGTTTCTGCTCAAACGCTATGCGCCACGGGTCCCCAATGTGCTTGTCGCCGTGGCCCTGACCACGGTTTTTGCCTGGGTCACCGGGTTTGAGCACAATGTCGTCATTGACGTCCAGAGTATCGCCGATCCCCAGGCCCAGGCCGATACGGCCCAGTACAATGCCGCCATTGAGGCCCAGGCCACCTTGGCCAGGACACGCACAGCCCTGACCGCGACGATAGAAAAGGCCAAGGCCCAGGATGAACGCTTCACCGCCGTGGACGGCGAACATGAACTGAGCCGCATCATCCTGGAAATGGACATCGCCCAGGACACGGCCAGACAAGCCAAGGGACGATTGCGGGCCATGCTCTTTGAGGGCGTGCCGGGACCGGAGGGGAAAACAACCTTTTATCCACTTGGCATGACGCCGCCAGACGCCCAGACCGACGGTCGCACGTGGCGCATCAAGGTTGGCAACAAAGCCCTGGATCAGGCGAGCCTGACCATGGTCGGGGGCGGCAGCGTGGTTGGCGCCGTGCCGGCCGGCCTGCCGAGTCTCGCTATCCCGAAGATGGACCTCGCGGTCATGCTCCAACTGCTGCCCTATGCCGCCATTATCGCCTTGCTTGGTTTTATGGAGGCCATTTCCATTGCCAAGGCCATCGCCGGCAAGACCGGCCAGAGCCTTGATCCGAACCAGGAACTCATCGGCCAGGGGCTGGCTAATATACTCGGCGCGTTTAGCCACAGCTACCCCACGTCCGGTTCCTTCTCCCGCTCGGCCGTCAATCTGCAAGCCGGAGCAAAAACCGGATTTTCCAGCGTGTTCACTACCGGCGTGGTCGTCGTGTCCCTGCTCTTTTTCACGCCGCTTTTGTACCATCTGCCCCAGTGCACCCTGGCGGCCGTCATCATGATGGCGGTCATCGGGCTTATCCACCCCTCGAGCTTCGTGCATGCCTGGAAGGTTGCCTGGTATGACGGAGCCATCTCCATCATCAGCTTCGGGGCCACCCTGGCCTTCGCCCCCCACCTCGACAAGGGCATCATGATCGGCGTGGCCCTGTCCCTTGGGGTCTTTTTGTACCGGAATATGCGCCCCATGGTCAGTTCCCTGGCCCGGACCGAGAAAGGCGAACTGCGCGACGCCACCCTCTACGGCCTGGCCCTGTGCCCGCACGTCGATGTCGTCCGCTTCAATGGACCGCTTTTTTTCGCCAATGCCAGTTTCCTGGATGAATCCATCACCTCCCGTCTGCAATCGAAGAAAAAGCTCAAGCACATCATCATGGTGGCCAAGGGCATCAACGATATGGACGCCTCCGGAGAAGAAGCACTGTCCCTGGTCATTGACCGTTGCCGCAGCCGGGGCGTCGATATCTCCCTGTCCGGCGTCAACGATACGGTCATGGCCATTATGAGCCGCAGCGGCCTGTTAAACAAACTCGGCCTGGACCATATCTATGCAACCGTCGAAAAGGCCATCTGCAGCGTCCATGACAACACCCACCAGGACAGTACCGAGGCCCGCTGCCCATTGACCACGGCCTGTCGCCTGAACACGCCGCCCACGGGTCCGGTCCGGCGGCCCAGACTCCGCGCCTTTTCCGTGGGCTAG
- a CDS encoding BMP family lipoprotein, whose translation MNRAHMLLLVPVLCLVCACGVLAAGQPLVFGLLLVGPANDKGYSQAQYEGGKYVEARLPGAKMLYLDKVNPTDRPGVTIPQVVDDLAAKGATLIIAGSDDMKDGIHEAAAQHPGLTFLHVSGDGALTGVAPKNLGNLFLKMEYAKMMAGFAAAMTTRTGKIGYLGPLINDETRRVANAAYLGARHAWVAVRGRKAEDLAFKVNWIGFWFNIPGVTSDPNQVAGSLVDQGYDVVISGLDTPEALSVAAARHKAGAEIWALPYMYKSACQGAPEVCLGVPYFNWGPPLLAVASAVAAGTYKPAFEWLSPNFAALNDPDASPVGFMPGQALSPEVQKALEQFAAELGSGRLDLYAGPLAYQDGTVFVASGHTPTDRELWFCPKLLRGMEGASASQ comes from the coding sequence ATGAACCGCGCCCACATGCTCCTGCTGGTCCCAGTCCTTTGCCTTGTGTGCGCTTGCGGCGTCCTGGCCGCTGGCCAGCCGCTGGTGTTTGGCCTGCTGCTCGTTGGCCCTGCCAATGACAAAGGCTACAGCCAGGCCCAGTATGAGGGCGGCAAGTACGTCGAGGCCCGCCTGCCCGGCGCGAAAATGCTCTATCTCGACAAGGTCAATCCCACCGATCGGCCCGGCGTCACCATCCCGCAGGTTGTGGATGATCTGGCGGCCAAGGGCGCGACCCTGATCATTGCCGGTTCCGACGACATGAAGGACGGCATCCACGAAGCGGCTGCGCAGCATCCTGGTCTGACGTTTCTTCACGTTTCCGGCGACGGGGCGTTAACCGGCGTTGCTCCCAAAAACCTGGGCAATCTGTTTCTCAAAATGGAATACGCCAAGATGATGGCCGGCTTTGCGGCGGCCATGACCACCAGAACCGGCAAGATTGGCTATCTCGGGCCGCTTATAAATGACGAGACCCGCCGCGTGGCCAACGCCGCCTACCTCGGCGCGCGCCATGCCTGGGTCGCGGTGCGGGGCAGGAAGGCCGAAGACCTTGCCTTCAAGGTCAATTGGATTGGTTTTTGGTTCAACATTCCCGGCGTGACCTCCGATCCCAATCAGGTGGCCGGTTCCCTTGTTGACCAAGGCTACGACGTCGTCATCTCCGGCCTTGATACCCCGGAAGCCCTGAGTGTGGCCGCAGCCCGCCACAAGGCCGGGGCCGAAATCTGGGCCTTGCCGTACATGTACAAGTCGGCCTGCCAGGGTGCGCCCGAGGTCTGTCTGGGCGTGCCGTATTTCAACTGGGGACCGCCGCTCCTGGCCGTGGCCAGTGCCGTGGCCGCTGGTACTTACAAACCGGCGTTTGAATGGTTGTCCCCGAATTTTGCAGCCTTGAATGATCCCGACGCCAGTCCTGTCGGCTTCATGCCCGGTCAGGCCCTCTCGCCGGAAGTCCAGAAGGCCTTGGAACAGTTTGCGGCCGAACTGGGTTCGGGCCGGCTCGATCTCTATGCCGGGCCGCTGGCCTACCAGGATGGGACGGTTTTCGTTGCGTCCGGCCATACGCCCACGGACAGGGAGCTGTGGTTTTGCCCCAAGCTCTTGCGCGGCATGGAAGGAGCCAGCGCCTCCCAGTAA
- a CDS encoding YgiQ family radical SAM protein: MARTPIKQPDFLPMTRAEMDRLGWDSLDILLVSGDAYVDHPSFGVPLLGRWLISHGYKTGIIAQPRWELAAGEPGDVAAMGRPRLFAGVSAGSLDSMLAHYTAFRKKRSDDAYTPGGLAGARPNRACIVYTNLVRRAFPGLPVALGGIEASLRRVSQYDFWSQSLRKSILLDAKASVVLYGMAEHAILALAQGLDRLEEEGGELVHTLAAIPGAAYARKAGDYPEDAPAEAVIELPSHEAILAEPKLLLTATLECERQVHQNRQTAVQRVGDRMVVLTPPGPGLDGTGLDALYALPFTKEPHPSYSQPIPAAAMIRGSLNIHRGCAGGCSFCTLALHQGRAIRSRSRGSVLAEAARLAEVRGFDGSVSDVGGPSANMWGGRCTGDMAVCPRASCLTPKICRHFAVDQGAFVDLLEAVAAVPGVRHVRVASGWRMDLGLADEKALGRMVRDFTGGQAKVAPEHKSDRVLRLMRKPPFAVFERFIKLFARESGRAGKEQYVVPYLMSAFPGCTVADMQEMAAWFTGRGWKPNQVQCFIPLPGTAAAAMYFAGIDLEGNPLHVADSDAERLRQHAALGGERDKRLGHKPGAPSRPAGGRPVPKNGPKPGFKPGQGRARGGGSR; encoded by the coding sequence ATGGCGCGCACACCGATCAAACAACCTGATTTTTTGCCCATGACCCGGGCCGAGATGGACCGTCTCGGCTGGGACAGTCTCGATATCCTGCTTGTTTCCGGCGATGCGTATGTGGACCATCCGTCCTTTGGCGTGCCGCTTTTAGGTCGCTGGCTGATCAGCCACGGCTACAAGACCGGGATCATCGCCCAACCCCGCTGGGAGCTTGCGGCCGGGGAACCGGGCGACGTCGCCGCCATGGGCCGGCCACGGCTGTTTGCCGGGGTCTCGGCTGGGTCGCTTGACTCCATGCTGGCCCACTACACTGCCTTTCGCAAAAAGCGCTCCGACGACGCCTATACACCGGGCGGCCTGGCCGGAGCCCGCCCCAACCGGGCCTGCATCGTCTACACCAACCTTGTGCGCCGGGCCTTTCCGGGGTTGCCGGTAGCCCTGGGCGGCATCGAGGCGTCGCTTCGGCGGGTGAGCCAGTACGATTTCTGGTCTCAGTCCCTGCGCAAATCCATTCTTCTGGACGCCAAGGCCAGCGTGGTGCTGTACGGCATGGCCGAGCACGCCATCCTGGCCCTGGCCCAGGGGCTGGACCGGCTGGAGGAGGAGGGCGGCGAACTGGTCCATACCCTGGCCGCCATCCCCGGTGCGGCCTATGCCCGAAAGGCCGGCGACTACCCCGAGGACGCCCCGGCCGAGGCCGTGATCGAACTGCCCTCCCACGAGGCCATTCTGGCCGAGCCGAAGCTGTTGCTCACGGCAACCTTGGAGTGTGAGCGGCAGGTGCATCAAAACCGCCAGACGGCAGTGCAGCGCGTAGGCGATCGCATGGTGGTGCTCACGCCGCCCGGCCCGGGGCTGGACGGCACGGGACTCGACGCCCTGTATGCCTTGCCGTTTACCAAAGAACCCCATCCGTCCTACAGCCAGCCCATCCCGGCGGCGGCCATGATCCGGGGCAGCCTTAACATCCATAGGGGTTGCGCCGGCGGCTGCTCCTTTTGCACCCTGGCCCTGCACCAGGGCCGGGCCATCCGGTCGCGCAGCCGGGGCTCTGTCCTGGCCGAGGCGGCCCGGTTGGCCGAGGTCCGGGGCTTTGACGGCAGTGTGAGCGACGTGGGCGGCCCAAGCGCCAACATGTGGGGCGGGCGGTGTACGGGCGATATGGCCGTGTGCCCCCGGGCAAGCTGCCTCACACCCAAAATCTGCCGGCATTTTGCGGTGGACCAGGGAGCATTTGTGGATCTGCTGGAAGCCGTGGCCGCCGTGCCCGGGGTGCGCCATGTGCGGGTGGCCAGCGGCTGGCGCATGGACCTCGGGCTGGCTGACGAGAAAGCGCTTGGCCGGATGGTCCGCGATTTTACCGGCGGACAGGCCAAGGTGGCCCCGGAGCACAAAAGCGACCGGGTGCTGCGGCTCATGCGAAAGCCGCCGTTTGCCGTGTTTGAGCGGTTTATCAAGCTTTTTGCCCGGGAATCCGGCCGGGCCGGCAAGGAACAGTATGTCGTCCCCTACCTCATGAGCGCTTTTCCGGGCTGCACCGTGGCCGACATGCAGGAGATGGCCGCCTGGTTCACCGGCCGGGGCTGGAAGCCCAATCAGGTCCAGTGCTTCATTCCCCTGCCCGGGACGGCTGCGGCCGCCATGTACTTTGCCGGAATCGACCTGGAGGGCAACCCGCTTCATGTGGCGGATTCCGACGCCGAGCGGCTGCGCCAGCACGCTGCCCTTGGCGGCGAACGCGACAAGCGCCTGGGCCACAAGCCGGGTGCGCCGTCACGTCCGGCCGGCGGCCGGCCTGTCCCCAAAAACGGACCCAAACCCGGCTTCAAGCCCGGCCAGGGGCGAGCCCGAGGCGGTGGCAGCCGCTAG
- a CDS encoding adenylate/guanylate cyclase domain-containing protein: MHFKPIFYTSLTLAALVAGLFTSSLEPARRVDAWTSDLWHVVAGKRYEPSHVAVALLDDEALTAEPDRPLVFWGPLYAKILARLRQVGAVAVGMDIQPALSPVTWMDIIGADTSRDFDREFMLELSKGQTILAASVSTESGEASFSLPATDYLLALPRHEADLGLTNVPLDRDGVVRRFAPALYGEGEPRLSFAAALAKKAVPNAPGLAGLDDRKALAPRPIPYAGPPGTFAPVSFARLLAPDALNDPQVQALAGKIVILGIDIHGAHDRLASPYSLPLFGAPKEFMPGPEIHANIIEAMLAGRSLSPVGLGAASAVWLPFLAACSLACARFGPGRSALAGLCLGLGAFGLGYALFLRGLLLPLAGLDLGLVATWAGANAVRLTRGEREKTHIRQAFGKYVSESAINAILASGKPPALGGSLATVTILFSDIRDFTTLSEKLSAEEVVELLNVYFSKVCDIILANGGMIDKFIGDAVMAVFGAPLADPKHAYQALATALGMVTASMEFETWMRNRFPQLGQWRFRIGVGLHSGPAVVGNIGSKQRLDFTVIGDTVNTASRLEGFTKEMGCPVVASQTVVDMAGPGVVTGRKEQARVKGKSEPVPALEILGLAHE, from the coding sequence ATGCACTTTAAGCCCATCTTCTACACCAGTCTGACCCTGGCCGCCCTGGTCGCCGGGCTTTTTACCAGTTCGCTTGAGCCAGCCCGGCGCGTGGACGCCTGGACGTCCGATCTGTGGCACGTCGTCGCCGGCAAACGCTACGAGCCGAGCCATGTGGCCGTGGCCCTGCTCGACGACGAGGCGCTCACCGCTGAACCCGACCGGCCGCTGGTCTTTTGGGGGCCGCTCTACGCCAAGATTCTGGCCCGGCTGCGTCAGGTCGGGGCCGTGGCCGTGGGCATGGACATCCAGCCGGCGCTCAGTCCCGTCACCTGGATGGACATTATCGGGGCGGACACCAGCCGCGATTTCGATCGGGAATTTATGCTGGAACTGTCCAAGGGGCAGACCATCCTGGCCGCCAGCGTGTCCACCGAGTCCGGCGAGGCGTCATTTAGCCTGCCGGCCACGGACTATCTGCTCGCCTTGCCTCGCCACGAGGCCGACCTGGGCCTGACCAACGTGCCGTTGGACCGCGATGGCGTGGTGCGCCGCTTTGCCCCGGCCCTGTACGGCGAGGGCGAGCCGCGCCTGTCCTTTGCCGCTGCCTTGGCGAAAAAGGCCGTCCCGAACGCTCCGGGACTGGCCGGCTTGGACGACCGCAAGGCCCTTGCCCCCCGGCCCATTCCCTATGCCGGCCCGCCCGGCACCTTTGCCCCTGTGAGCTTTGCCCGGCTGCTGGCCCCGGATGCCTTAAACGACCCGCAGGTCCAGGCCTTGGCCGGCAAGATCGTCATTCTCGGCATCGACATCCACGGGGCGCATGACCGGTTGGCCTCGCCCTATTCGCTGCCGCTTTTCGGCGCGCCCAAGGAATTCATGCCCGGCCCGGAGATCCACGCCAACATCATCGAAGCCATGCTGGCCGGCCGCAGCCTGTCGCCGGTCGGCCTGGGGGCGGCCTCGGCCGTCTGGCTGCCGTTTCTGGCCGCCTGTTCCCTGGCCTGCGCCCGGTTCGGCCCCGGCCGCTCGGCCCTGGCCGGTTTGTGCCTGGGGCTTGGCGCTTTCGGCCTGGGCTACGCCCTCTTTCTCAGGGGCCTGCTCCTGCCCCTGGCCGGACTCGACCTTGGCTTGGTCGCCACCTGGGCCGGAGCCAATGCCGTGCGCTTAACCCGTGGCGAACGCGAAAAAACCCATATCCGCCAAGCTTTTGGCAAATACGTGTCGGAATCGGCCATCAACGCCATCCTGGCCAGCGGCAAGCCGCCGGCCCTTGGCGGCTCCCTGGCCACGGTCACGATCTTGTTCTCGGATATCCGCGATTTCACGACATTAAGTGAAAAACTCTCGGCCGAGGAAGTCGTGGAACTCTTAAATGTCTATTTTTCCAAGGTCTGCGACATCATCCTGGCCAACGGCGGCATGATCGACAAATTCATCGGCGACGCGGTCATGGCTGTATTCGGCGCACCCCTGGCCGATCCCAAACATGCCTATCAGGCCCTTGCCACCGCCCTTGGCATGGTTACTGCTTCAATGGAGTTTGAAACTTGGATGCGAAACCGCTTCCCCCAGCTTGGGCAGTGGCGGTTTCGTATTGGCGTTGGCCTGCACAGCGGCCCGGCGGTTGTCGGCAACATCGGATCGAAGCAGCGCCTGGATTTCACGGTCATCGGCGACACCGTCAACACGGCCTCGCGCCTGGAAGGCTTTACCAAGGAAATGGGTTGCCCGGTGGTGGCCAGCCAGACGGTGGTCGACATGGCTGGCCCGGGCGTGGTGACCGGGCGGAAGGAACAAGCCCGGGTCAAAGGCAAGAGCGAACCCGTGCCGGCCCTGGAAATCCTGGGCCTAGCGCACGAATAA
- a CDS encoding DUF3096 domain-containing protein gives MLLNMHIQPIIALIAGILILVMPRLLNLVVAIYLIAIGVLGLVGGRL, from the coding sequence ATGCTGCTCAACATGCACATCCAACCCATTATCGCGCTTATTGCCGGCATCCTGATCCTGGTCATGCCGCGCCTGCTCAACCTCGTCGTGGCCATTTATCTCATTGCCATCGGCGTCCTGGGGCTGGTGGGCGGGAGGCTGTAG
- the acs gene encoding acetate--CoA ligase: MTADNIQSLQQEGRTFDPPLAGRDTAHIKSLDEYRAIYKRSIEDPEGYWGERASELLTWDAPWDKVLEYDFNTPEINWFAGGKLNATYNCLDRHLTNGRRNKAALIWQGEKDEDVRTYTYQMLHDEVCRFANVLKKMGVKKGDRVSLYLPMVPELAIAMLACARIGAPHSIVFAGFSAHSLRDRINDCESKLIVVSDAVIRSGKTIPLKPNADEALKECPTIEKCVVLRHAGNEVAMMPGRDVWWHDVMADHDVEGDCPPESMDAEDVLFILYTSGSTGKPKGVYHTTGGYLTYAAHTSQIVFDLKDDDIHWCTADIGWITGHSYIVYGPLALGATSLMFESVPTYPAPDRFWQICSKFKVNIFYTAPTVIRSLMKSGPAWTQKHDLSSLRILGSVGEPINPEAWMWYHEHIGHSKLPIVDTWWQTETGGLMISPLPYATPLKPGSASLPLPGIDVAIVDVENKEVGPNQGGFLVIRKPWPGMLRGIWGAQDRFKQQYFSGFKGCYESGDGARRDEDGYFWIMGRVDDVINVSGHRMGTAEIESALVSHPTVAEAAVVGMPHDIKGQCIYAYVTLKAGYDESEELLKGLKLHVRKEIGPIAAPEVIQFAPGLPKTRSGKIMRRILRKIASNEVDSLGDTSTLADPSVVTELIEGKKRLFGN; the protein is encoded by the coding sequence ATGACTGCCGACAATATCCAAAGCCTCCAGCAGGAAGGACGCACGTTTGATCCGCCGCTCGCCGGCCGCGACACCGCCCATATCAAGAGCCTGGACGAATACCGCGCCATCTACAAACGCTCCATCGAAGACCCGGAAGGCTACTGGGGCGAGCGGGCCAGCGAGCTGCTCACCTGGGACGCGCCCTGGGACAAGGTCCTTGAGTACGATTTCAATACGCCCGAGATCAACTGGTTCGCCGGCGGCAAGCTCAATGCCACCTACAACTGCCTGGACCGCCACCTGACCAACGGCCGACGCAACAAGGCGGCGCTCATCTGGCAGGGCGAAAAAGACGAGGACGTGCGCACCTACACCTACCAGATGCTCCACGACGAGGTCTGCCGGTTCGCCAACGTGCTCAAAAAAATGGGCGTCAAAAAGGGCGACCGGGTCAGCCTGTACCTGCCCATGGTGCCGGAGCTGGCCATTGCCATGCTGGCCTGCGCCCGCATCGGCGCGCCGCATAGCATCGTTTTCGCCGGCTTTTCCGCCCACAGCCTGCGCGACCGCATCAACGACTGCGAGTCCAAACTGATCGTGGTCAGCGACGCCGTCATCCGCTCGGGCAAGACCATTCCGCTCAAGCCCAATGCCGACGAAGCCCTCAAGGAATGCCCCACCATCGAAAAATGTGTCGTGCTGCGCCATGCCGGCAACGAGGTCGCCATGATGCCCGGCCGCGATGTCTGGTGGCATGACGTCATGGCCGACCACGATGTGGAAGGCGACTGTCCGCCCGAGAGCATGGACGCCGAGGATGTGCTCTTTATCCTCTACACCTCCGGCTCCACCGGCAAGCCCAAGGGCGTCTACCACACCACCGGCGGCTATCTGACCTACGCCGCCCACACCTCGCAGATCGTCTTCGATCTCAAAGACGACGACATCCACTGGTGCACCGCCGACATCGGCTGGATCACCGGCCATTCCTACATCGTCTACGGACCGCTGGCCCTGGGGGCCACCTCGCTCATGTTCGAGAGCGTGCCCACCTACCCGGCCCCGGACCGGTTCTGGCAGATTTGCTCCAAGTTCAAGGTCAACATTTTCTACACTGCCCCGACCGTCATCCGCTCGCTCATGAAGTCCGGCCCGGCCTGGACCCAAAAACACGACTTGTCCTCGCTGCGCATCCTCGGGTCGGTTGGCGAACCCATCAACCCCGAGGCCTGGATGTGGTACCACGAGCATATCGGCCACTCGAAGCTGCCCATCGTGGACACTTGGTGGCAGACCGAAACCGGCGGGCTCATGATCTCGCCCTTGCCCTACGCCACGCCGCTCAAGCCCGGTTCGGCCTCCCTGCCGCTGCCCGGCATCGACGTCGCCATCGTTGACGTGGAGAACAAGGAAGTCGGTCCCAACCAGGGCGGCTTCCTGGTCATCCGCAAACCCTGGCCGGGCATGTTGCGCGGCATCTGGGGCGCGCAAGACCGCTTCAAGCAGCAGTACTTCTCGGGGTTCAAGGGCTGCTACGAATCCGGCGACGGCGCGCGCCGGGACGAAGACGGCTATTTCTGGATCATGGGCCGGGTGGACGACGTCATAAACGTCTCCGGGCACCGCATGGGCACGGCCGAGATCGAATCCGCCCTGGTCTCGCACCCGACCGTGGCCGAGGCGGCCGTGGTCGGCATGCCCCACGACATCAAGGGCCAGTGCATCTACGCCTATGTGACGCTCAAAGCCGGTTACGACGAGAGCGAGGAACTCTTAAAGGGCCTCAAACTCCATGTGCGCAAGGAAATCGGCCCCATTGCCGCCCCGGAAGTGATCCAATTCGCCCCGGGCCTGCCCAAGACCCGCAGCGGCAAGATCATGCGCCGGATTCTGCGCAAGATCGCCTCCAACGAAGTGGACAGCCTGGGCGACACCTCGACCTTGGCCGACCCGAGTGTGGTGACGGAGCTCATCGAGGGCAAGAAGCGGCTGTTTGGCAATTAG